CGAGCCATGCGGCCTTCTAGGACGTCGGACCTCCCGCCCGGCCCGATACGCCCGTCGCCCCGAGTCCTGCGGTCAGGACCCGGGGCGACTGTCGTGCGTTCCACCTCGGACCTCGCGCCGTCAGTGCCGGCTGCCGGTGCCGCGGCGGCGTACGAAGTAGAGGGTGCCGGTGGCGGCCGCGAGCACGAGGGCCGCGCCCGCCGTGACCTCCACCGGGTTCATGGTGCCGGAGCTGCCGCCGAGCCCGCCGCGCACCCCGCTGGGCGCGATCGCCGTGGAGCTGACGGTCGGGGTCGTGGTCGGAGCGGTCGTGGGCGTCGGGGTGGTGGTGGCGCCCCCGGTGATGGTGAGGTTGACGTTGCGGGTGGTACCGGTGGAGCCGCAGGCGAACGTCACCGCGTAGACCGCGCCCCGGCGGGCGTCCGTGTCGACGGTGGCGGTGGCGGTGGTGCTGCCGCTCGGGATGACGGTCGTGTCGAAGATGCCCGAGGTGACGGTCGTCTCGCCGGTGCACCCGCCACCGCCGAGGGTCACCCGGCCCCCCGGAGCGATCACCGAGGGGGAGATCGTCGGGTTGAACGTGTTGATGGCCCCGTCAGGCGCGGCGTGGGCGGCGGACGGAGCCAGCAGGGTGAGGGCGGTGGCGCCCAGGAGTGCGAGGGGTGCGACACGTATCGCGCGCATGGTGGGTCCTCCGGGTTCCCCGAGGGGCAGCTGCGGAATGAATTTCCACATAGCAGGAAAAATGCACCTCGATGCGCGACACGCTAGGAGGCGTGCGGACCGACCGCTATCGGGGTCCGGCGAACGGGTCATTCAGTCCCCCGGCCGGCGCACTCGGCGGTCCACCGGCCGGGGGAGCGGGTATCAGCGGGTGGCGTGCGGGAACAGGTCGAGGAAGGGCTCGGCGGTGGCCGAGATGCCCCGGCCGAAGGGCGCGTCGAAGTCCCAGATCAGGAAGAGCAGGAAGGCGATCAGCGCGCTGAAGAGCCCCGCCAGCAGCAGCTCCCGGAACGTTCTCCGGATCTGCAGGGTGAAGATCAGCCCGACCGTCACCAGCGCCCCGATGATCAGGCCGAACCACACCACCCCGGGCATCGTCGCCCCCGCGTTCTGTCCCCGTGAGCTGCGGGCGTCGTCCGCCGCCGCCACCTGGTCCACCAGCGGCTGGTAGGCCTGTCCCTCCAGTTCCGTCCGGGGTTCGAACTCGGTGACGTCCGCCCGCACCCGGTCGAGCAGCTCCGTGCCGCGTTCGGTGAGGGTGCCCTTCGCCGACATCACCTTCCACTCGGCGTCGAGGACATGGGCGACGTACGCGTCCACGTCCGCGCGGATGCGGTCGCGGACCTCGGCCGGGTAGACGGAGGAGCGGGCCTGCACCTCGTGCAGCGCCTGCGCCTCCAGCCGTACGGACTCCTGGGCGGCGCTGCGGCCCTCCCAGACCCCGGCGATGGCCAGACCCAGCACGATCGCGTAGACCACGCCGATCATCATCGTCATGTACTCGATGACGTCGGGCGTCTGGGACGGATCGTCGTCATCGGCGATCCGGCGGTTGTTGAGGACCGCGATGGTGAGCACGACCGCGCAGGCCGAGGCCATGGCAATGCTCAGGACGAGCCATTCGGACATGGGTGACTCCTCGTCAGCGGGACGATCGGGGCCGCAGCACGGCGACGGCGAACACCGCCGGGGCGGTGATCAGCAGGGTCGTGGACACCAGCGAGGGTCCGCTCCGCGGCTCCTTGCGGGTCGCTTTGCGGTACGTCGGAAGCGCCACGCGCCGGGCCTCCGGCGGCTTCGGCCGCACCGAAGGGCTCGGTGACGGCTTCGGCACCGGCTGGGGCGCGGGCGCGGGCGCGGCCTTCGGCGGGGGCGGTGGTGGCGGCGGTGACGGCGGCTCCGGTGGAGGTGGCGGTGGCGGTGGCGGAGATGGTGGCGGCGGTTCCGGCGCCGGTGGCGGCGGGGGAGGAGGCGCTGGTGGAGGCGGCGGCTCCGGTGGAGGTGGTGGCTTCGGGGGCGGCGGGGGTGGTGGGGGCTCCGGAATGGTGACCGCCACGCAGTTTCCGCTGCCCGCCACGGCGACCGCCGTGCTGCCGTCGTCCTGCCCGATGGTGGCCACCGCGCAGGCGTCGGCGGTCGCGGGCTGCGGTACGGCTATCAGCCAGACGAGTGCGGCGGCTGCCGAGAGCCGCCCGATGCGGGATCCGTACACGACCGGGAGCCTGATCGACGCCGCCCGGCGACACGCGCGACTCCGCGGGGATTCGCCTGATGGTGGGACAATGGGCCGTTCATGTTTGCGCACGGTTGACGCTCCGGCAGATGGCCGGCCCTCGACCCGGTGCGCGCTCCGCCGAATTCTTCCCGGCCCGCGTTGAACGCCACCCCCGTGACGCCGCGTACCTAGGGCCATGAACGGCGCGGACTCGCGCCGCCATCGGAGCGATACGACGACGTACTACGGGAGTCGACATGAACACCTGGCGCAACGCCTCGCTCGCGGTCACCGCTGCGGCCCTTTTGACGCTGATGACGGCGTGCGGTCAGGAGCAGGGCACGGCATCGCCCAACGGCCAGGCGGTCGGCAACGCGGCCCCGGCGCAACAGCCGGCGGAGGGCGGCTACGGCTCGGACGGCGCTGGTTACGGCTCCGGCGCGGATGTCGCGGCCCCCAAGGCGGCGGGTCAACTCGCCGTGCGGAACAGCAAGAAGCTCGGGAAGGTGCTCACCGACAGCGAGGGGTTCACCCTCTACCGCTTCGACAAGGACACCGCCAAGCCGCCGAAGTCGAACTGCGACGGCGAGTGCGAGAAAGCATGGCCCGTGGTGCCCGCCGACGATGCCACCGCCGCCGCCGGGACCGATGCCTCGCTGCTCGGCGAGGTCGTGCGGACCGACGGCTCCAAGCAGTTGACCGTCGGCGGCTGGCCGATGTACCGGTTCGCCAAGGACACCTCGCCGGGGCAGACAGGCGGCCAGGGCGTCGGCGGTACGTGGTTCGCCGCCGCCCCCGACGGGAAGAAGGCGGCGGCCAACGCCGACAGCACGGAAGGCGCCGAACCGGCCGACGCGGCGGGGCTTTCGGTCCGCGAGGACCCGGAACTCGGCGACATCGTGGTGGACAAGCGCGGTATGACGGTTTACCGGTTCACCAAGGACTCCGCGTGGCCGATGAAGACGGCCTGCACCGGTGAGTGCCTCAAGAAGTGGCCGGTAGTCGCCCCTGTGTCCAAAAACTCGGTGGAAGGCGTGACGAAGAAGGGATTTGTCACTTTCGACCGGCCTGACGGGATCAAGCAGCAGACCATCGACTGCTGGCCGGTCTATACGTTCGCCGGGGACGAGAAGCCGGGTGACGTGAACGGCCAGGGAGTCGGCGGCACATGGTTCGCGGTCTCACCCGACTCCAAGCTCGTCGGTGCACAGAAGTAACCGTCCAGTAGCTCTCAAGTAGCCCCGAACCACCGGGAATCCGTGGGTGAAGCTCCGGTCCGTCGCTGCATGTGTACGCGCAGCGACGGACCGGTCGTTGTTGCCACCGGAGTGTGACCAATAACGGATCGCTAATTTCCGTTTCCACTCGCTCTCTTGGCGGTCGATCAGTAGCCTCTGGTCAACACTGACCATGAACATGGCCGGATCGCCGTGGCGAACTTGTTGGAGACATCGATGGAGCGTCCCGCCTGGGCACCGCAAGGCATAGATATCTCGGTGCCGAGCGTGTCCCGCATGTACGACTTCTATCTGGGCGGATCGCACAATTTCGAGGTCGACCGGGAAGCCGCGCGGAAGGCCATGGAGTTCCTGCCGGGCCTCCCCAAGATCATGCAGGCGAATCGGGCCTTTATGCGCCGGACCGTGCGGTATGCCGTCGACGCGGGGATCGACCAGTTCCTGGACATCGGCTCCGGTATCCCGACCTTCGGCAACGTCCACGAGGTCGCCCAGGCCGCCGACCCGCGGGCCAGGGTGGCCTACGTCGACCACGACCCGGTCGCCGTCGCCCACAGCCAGGCGGTGCTGGAGGGCAACGACCACGCCGTCATAGCCGCCGCCGATCTGCGCCGCCCCCAGGAGATCCTGGAGAACCCGGCGGTCACCGGACTGCTCGATCTGGACCGCCCGGTGGCCCTGCTGCTCGTCGCGGTGCTCCACTTCATCGAGGACGCCGACGACCCCCGCGCGGCGGTCGCCGGACTGCGCGACGCGCTGGCCCCCGGCAGCCTCCTCATCCTGACCCACGCCTCGTACGAGGGCATCCCGCTCTCCAAGGAGGAGGCGGACGGCACGGTCGGCGTCTACCGCACCATCCGCAACCCGCTCATCATGCGGACGCACGAGGAGATCGGCGCGTTCTTCGAGGGGTACGAGATGGTGGAGCCCGGTCTCGTGTCGATGCCCGAGTGGCGGCCCGACACCCCGCAGTCCCCGGAGCAGGAAGACCCGTACGCCTTCTCGGGCTTCGGCGGGGTCGGGCGTAAGGCGTGAGTATTCCCGCCCAGGCGTCCGGTGAGCAGGACGCGGAACCGGACGGTCCCGAAGGCCGGCTCCGGAGGTTCGCCACGATCTGGAGCCGGGCCATCTTCCCCCTGACGGCCACCTCCCTGACCCGGCCCGAGTTCGAGCAGCACCTGCTGCCGCTGGCCCGCGAGCTCAGCCTCACCCTGCACGCCCACCCGTTCGACGCCTCGCCCGCCGCCCGGATCGGCGCGGCACTGGTCGACGCGCACTGCACCGACCCGGACGCCCTCAGTTCCACGCTCGGGGTCGTCGACTCCTACCTCGTGCTGTACTGCGGCGGCAACGGCCCCGGCGAGCTGTCCACCGAGGACGCCCGCGCCCGGTGCGCCCGGATCCAGCACACCCTCGCCTCCGGCTTCTCCCAGGCCCTGCGCGAGCGGACCCTCGCCGAGCAGGAGGCCATCGCCCGCTCGGCTCTCACCGCCCGCTCGAATGCCGAACAGGCCCTCCACACCACCGAGGCGCGCTTCCGCGCGGTCTTCAAGGACGCCGCCGTCGGCATCGGCATCGCCGACCTCGACGGCAACATCCTGGAGATCAACGACACCCTCACCAAGATGTTCGGCGGCCTGGAGCACCATGTCCGCAGCCACAGGGTGAACGAGTGGGTCCACCCCGAGGACTCGCCGCAGGTGTGGAAGTTCTACAACGAGCTGGTACGGGGGGAGCGCGACCACTACCGGGTCGAGAAGGCGTACTACCGCAACGACGGCACCGTCCTGTGGACCAACCTCACCGTCTCGCTGCTGCGCGACCCCGAGGGCCGCCCCCAGTACCAGCTGGCGCTGATGGAGGACACCACCGAGCGCCGTCTGCTCAACCTGCGGCTGCGGTACGAGGCCACCCATGACGCGCTCACCGGACTGCCCAACCGGACCCTGTTCTTCGAGCGTCTGGAGAAGGTGCTCTCCGGCAAGGACGGCGGCCGCTTCGGCCTCTGCTACCTGGACCTCGACGGCTTCAAGGCCATCAACGACAGCCTCGGCCACGCGGCCGGCGACCGGCTCCTGGTCGAGGTCGCCGACCGGCTCCAGAGCTGCGCCACCGCACCCGGCGAGATGGTCGCCCGGCTCGGCGGCGACGAGTTCGTGGCCCTGACCACCGGCCCGGACACCGCCGACGCGGTGGGCGAGCTGGCCGGCCGCATCCTCCACGTGCTCGCCACCCCGGTCCGGCTGGACGGCCGCGAGCTGACCGTCCGGGGTTCGATCGGGATTGTGGAGGGCCCGGCCGGGGAGCGCAGCGCCGCCGAGGTGCTGCGCAGCGCCGACATCACCATGTACCGGGCCAAGGCGGCGGGCGGCAACCGCTTCGAACTCGCCGACGCCGAGGCCGACGCCCGCGCCATCACCCGCCACGGGCTGACCACCGCACTGCCCGCCGCGCTGGACCGGGGCGAGTTCTTCATCGAGTACCAGCCGCTCGTCCACCTGGGCGACGGCACGGTGCACGGCGCCGAGGCGCTCGTACGGTGGTGCCATCCGCAGCACGGGGTGCTCGGCCCCGACAGGTTCATCCCGCTCGCCGAGCACACCGGGCTGATCGTGCCGCTCGGCCGCTGGGTGCTGGAGGAGTCCGTCCGGCAGGCCAACTTCTGGCAGGAGCGGCACAGCGACGGCGGCCCGCTGCGGATCAACGTCAACCTCTCGCCGACCCAGCTGCACCACCCCCGGCTGGTCGCCGAGACCGTCGACGTACTGGAGCGCTCCGGCCTCGAACCCGGTGCGCTCTGCCTGGAGGTGACCGAGTCCGCCCTGATCGGCGCCGACGACGATCTCCTCAAGCCGCTGCGGCAGCTCGCGGAGATGGGCGTCGACATCGCGCTGGACGACTTCGGCACCGGCTACTCGAACCTGGCGAACCTGCGGCGGCTGCCGGTGAGCGTCCTCAAGCTGGACCGCTCCTTCACCCAGGGCATGCAGCAGCACCCGGCGGACCCGGTCGACCTGAAGATCGTCGAGGGGATCGTCTCGCTGGCCCACAGCCTGGAGCTGGCCGTCACGGTGGAGGGCGTGGAGACGGGGGCGCAGGCCGAGCAGCTGCGCCGGCTGGGCTGCGACACCGCCCAGGGCTGGTACTACGCGCGTCCGGGCGCCCCGGACCGCATCCACTCGCTGCTGCTGGCCGACGCGGTCTGAGGCGTAGGGGCACCGGGCGGGGGGAGTCAGCCGACCCCCGGCCCGTGCTCCAGCAGCATCCGCTGGAGCTCCCGGGCCGCCCGGGGCGGAGCCACGTCGCTGCGGTGCGCGAGAGCGATCGTGCGCCGCAGCCCCGGTCCGGCCAGCGGGGTCTTCCGCAGGTCAGGGCCCGCCCGGTTGGCGGCCATGCTCGGCACCACCGCGATGCCGAGCCCCGCCCGGACGAACCCGAGCACCGCGTCCATCTCACCGCCCTCCACCGTGAACGAGGGATCGAACCCCTCGGCCCGGCAGGCGGCGAGCGTCAGCTCCCGCAGGTTGTAGCCGTGCCGGAACATCACCAGCGGCGCCCCTTCGAGATCCGCGACCCGCACCCGGCCACCGCGCCCCGGCGCGGGTTCGGCGGCGGACGACACCACCACCAGGTCCTCCCGCAGCAGCTCCACCGTGGTCAGCGCGGGGGAGGCGGCGGGCAGCGGCAGCACCACCAGCGCCAGGTCGAGAGCGCCGCGCGCCAGCTGCCGTACGAGGTCGTGCGAACCGCCCTCCTCCAGCAGCAGCCGCACCCCCGGATGGCGGTCGTGGAAGGCACGCAGCACATCGGGCAGCAGCCCCGTACAGAGGCTCGGCGTCGCCCCCAGCCGCACCCGGCCGCTGCGCAGCTGCACCAGCTCCTGCACCTCGTGGCGCGCGGTCTCCGCATCGGCGAGGATCCGCCGGGCCAGCGGCAGCAGGGCCTCGCCCGCGTCGGTGAGGGCGATGTTGCCCCGCGCCCGGCTGAACAGCTCGGCGCCCAGCTCGCTCTCCAGGGCCCGGATCTGCTGGGAGAGCGAGGGCTGCGAGACATGCACGGCCTCGGCGGCCCGGGTGAAGTGCAGGGTCTCGGCGACGGCCACGAAATAGGTGAGCTGCTGGAAGTGCATACACCGAGGCTACCGTCGTCCGATAGGTAAAGCCTATGAAGATCAGCCGCTCCATGTCTTGGACTGATCAGTTCAGGGCCCCTACCGTCAGGTCCATGGCATTGGCAACGCGGACGGACCGACGGCCGTCGATGACGCGTACGCTCTGGGACTCGACCGTCGGCAAGAAGACCATCATGGCCGTCTCCGGCCTGATCATGCTCGGGTACCTCGTGGCCCACATGGTCGGGAACCTGAAGATCTTCTTCGGACCCGGTGAGTTCGACGGCTACGCCCACTGGCTGCGCACCATGGGCGAGCCGATCCTGCACTACGAGTGGGCGCTGTGGATCGTCCGCGTGGGGCTGGTCGCCGCCGTCGTGCTGCACGGCATCTCCGCGTACCAGCTGAGCCGCCGCGACATCAGAGCGCGCCCGGCGAAGTACGTCCACAAGAGGGCCCGCGCCAGCTACGCCACCCGGACCATGCGCTGGGGCGGCATCATCCTCGCGCTCTTCATCGTCTGGCACATCCTCGACCTGACGACCGGCACCGTCCACACCGGCTTCCAGGCCGGACACCCGTACCAGAACGTCATCGACACCTTCTCCACCTGGTACGGCAACGTCATCTACATCGTCGCCGTGCTCGCCATGGGCCTCCACGTCCAGCACGGCTTCTGGAGCGCCGCGCAGACGCTCGGCGTCGGCAACGCGACCCGCGACCGCGTCCTGAAGACCCTCGCCAACGTCCTCGCGGCGGTGCTGACCCTGGGCTTCATCTCCGTACCCGTCGCCGTCATGACCGGAGTGGTGAGCTGACATGCCCGACTACACGCACTACGCCACGGGCGAGCCCGTCGTCGACACCAAGGCGCCCGAAGGACCCGTCGCCGAGCGCTGGGACACCCGCCGCTTCCAAGCCAAGCTCGTGAACCCGGCCAACCGGCGCAAACATACGGTCATCGTCGTCGGCACCGGACTGGCCGGCGGATCGGCCGGCGCCACCCTGGCCGAACAGGGCTACCACGTCGTCCAGTTCTGCTTCCAGGACTCGCCCCGGCGCGCCCACTCGGTCGCCGCCCAGGGCGGCATCAACGCGGCGAAGAACTACCGCAACGACGGCGACTCCATCCACCGCCTCTTCTACGACACCGTCAAGGGCGGCGACTTCCGCGCCCGCGAGTCCAACGTCCACCGGCTGGCGCAGATCTCGGTGGAGATCATCGACCAGTGCGTCGCCCAGGGCGTCCCCTTCGCCCGCGAGTACGGCGGCCTCCTCGACAACCGGTCCTTCGGCGGTGTCCAGGTCTCCCGTACGTTCTACGCGCGCGGCCAGACCGGGCAGCAGCTCCTCCTCGGCGCCTACCAGGCGCTCTCCCGGCAGATCGCCACGGGCGGCGTCGAACTCCACGCCCGTACCGAGATGCTGGACCTCGTCGTGGTCGACGGCAAGGCGCGCGGGATCGTCGCCCGCGACCTGGTCACCGGGAAGATCGACACCTACTTCGCCGACGCGGTCGTCCTGGCCACCGGCGGCTACGGCAACGTCTTCTACCTGTCGACCAACGCCATGAACTCCAACGCCACCGCGATCTGGCGGGCCCACCGGCGCGGCGCCTACATGGCCAACCCCTGCTTCACCCAGATCCACCCCACCTGCATCCCGCGCACCGGCGACCACCAGTCCAAGCTCACCCTGATGAGCGAGTCGCTGCGCAACGACGGCCGTATCTGGGTCCCCAAGGCCAAGGGCGACGACCGGCCGGCCGACCAGATCCCCGAGGACGAGCGCGACTACTACCTGGAACGCATCTACCCGGCCTTCGGCAACCTGGTGCCCCGCGACATCGCCTCCCGCGCCGCCAAGAACGTCTGCGACGAGGGACGCGGTGTCGGTCCCGGCGGGCAAGGGGTCTACCTGGACTTCGCGGAGGCCATCGGCCGGATGGGCCGCAAGGCGGTCGAGGCCAAGTACGGCAACCTCTTCGACATGTACCAGCGGATCACCGACGAGGACCCCTACACGGTCCCGATGCGGATCTACCCCGCCGTGCACTACACGATGGGCGGCCTCTGGGTCGACTACGACCTCTCGACCACCATCCCCGGCCTCTTCGCCATCGGCGAGGCGAACTTCTCCGACCACGGGGCCAACCGGCTCGGCGCCTCCGCGCTGATGCAGGGCCTCGCCGACGGCTACTTCGTCCTGCCCTCCACCATCAACGACTACCTCGCCCGCAACCCGCACACCGAGAAGGTCGACGACGAACACCCGGCCGTGGCCGAGGTGGTGGCGGAGACCGAGGACCGGATCAACCTGCTGCTCTCCGTCGACGGCGACCGCACCCCCGACTCCTTCCACCGCGAGATCGGTGAACTCATGTGGGAACACTGCGGAATGGCCCGCACCGAGGACGGACTGCGGAAGGCGCTCGCCAAGATCCCGGAGATCCGGGAGGAGTTCTGGCGCCGCATCAAGGTGCCCGGCACCGGTGAACAGTTCAACCAGTCGCTGGAGAAGGCGAACCGCATCGTCGACTACCTGGAACTGGCCGAGCTGATGTGCCTCGACGCCCTGCACCGCGCCGAGTCCTGCGGCGGCCACTTCCGCGCCGAGTCCCAGACCCCCGAGGGCGAGGCCGAGCGGCGCGACGAGGAGTTCTCGTACGCCGCCGCCTGGGAGTTCACCACCACCGGTGGCGCCCCCGTCCTGCACAAGGAAGACCTCGTCTTCGAGTACGTCCACCCCACTCAGCGGAGCTACGCATGAAGCTCACCCTGCGCGTCTGGCGCCAGCAGAATGCCGAGACGCCCGGCGCCATGGCCACCTACGAAGTCGACGGGATCTCCCAGGACATGTCGTTCCTGGAGATGCTGGACACCCTCAACGAGGAGCTCATCCTCGCCGGGGACGAGCCCGTCGCCTTCGACCACGACTGCCGTGAGGGCATCTGCGGCGCGTGCAGCCTCGTCATCAACGGCGACGCCCACGGCCCGGAGCGCACCACCACCTGCCAGCTCCACATGCGGTCCTTCGCCGACGGCGACACGATCGACATCGAACCGTGGCGGGCCTCGGCCTTCCCGGTCGTCAAGGACCTGGTCGTGGACCGCTCCTCCTTCGACCGGATCATCCAGTCCGGCGGCTACATCTCCGCCCCGACCGGCACCGCGCCCGACGCGCACGCCACCCCGGTGCCCAAGCCGGACGCCGAACTCGCCTTCGAGAACGCCGAATGCATCGGCTGCGGCGCCTGCGTCGCGGCCTGCCCCAACGGCTCGGCGATGCTGTTCACGGCCGCCAAGGTCAACCACCTCAACGTCCTGCCGCAGGGCGCCCCGGAGCGGGAGACCCGCGTGCTGGACATGGTGGCGCAGATGGACGAGGAGGGGTTCGGCGGCTGCACCCTGACCGGCGAGTGCGCGACCGCCTGCCCGAAGGGCATTCCGCTGCCGTCGATCGCGGCGATGAACAAGGAGTGGCTGCGGGCGACGCGCAAGGTCCGCCGCTGACAGGGGAGGTGATCCCGTACGGTCGTGAACTCCGGACCGTACGGGATCACCTCCCCAGCGCCTTCGCCAGATAGGGTGCGGTACGGCTCTCCGCCGCCCGCGCCACCTCCTGAGGCGTACCGGACGCCACGATCCGCCCGCCCCGGTCGCCGCCGCCCGGCCCCATGTCGATGACGTGGTCCGCGCCCGCCACCACGGCCATGTCGTGCTCCACGACGACCACCGTGTTGTGCGCCTCCACCAGACCGTGCAACTGCCGCATCAGCACCTCGACATCGGCCGGATGCAGACCGGTCGTCGGCTCGTCCAGCAGATACAGCGTGTGCCCGCGCCGGGTGCGCTGGAGCTCGGAGGCGAGCTTGATCCGCTGGGCCTCACCGCCGGACAGCTCGGTGGCGGGCTGCCCGAGCCGCAGATAGCCGAGCCCCACGTCCAGCAGGGTGGTCAGCGGGCGCTCGGCGGCCGGGGTCCCGGAGAAGAAGCCCACCGCCGACTCCACGGTGAGATCCAGGACTTGAGCGATCGTCAGGCCCCGCAGCATCACCTCCAACGTCTCCGCGTTGTAGCGCGCGCCATGGCAGTCCGGACAGGGCGCGTACGTACTCGGCAGGAAGAGCAGCTCCACCGAGACGAACCCCTCGCCCTGGCAGGTCTCGCACCGCCCGCCACTCACGTTGAACGAGAACCGCCCCGCCGTGTAGCCCCGCTCCCGCGCCGTCTCCGTCCGCGCGAACAACTTGCGTACGGTGTCGAAGAGGCCGGTGTACGTGGCCAGGTTGGACCGGGGCGTCCGCCCGATCGGCCTCTGGTCCACCTGGACGAGCCGGTCCACCGCCTCCAGGCCGGTGACCGAGGCGCAGAACCGCTCACCCGCCCCGGCAGCCTCCTCACCCGCCTGCCGGTCCGCCAGCGCACCGGCCAGCGCCTGGCCCACCAGGGTCGACTTGCCGGACCCCGACACCCCGGTCACCGCGGTGAACACCCCGAGCGGGAAGGCCGCGTCGACCCCGCGCACATTGTGCCGCTCCACCCCGGAGAGCCGGATCCACCCGGAGGGGGTGCGCGGCTCCCGTACCGGCGCGGGGTCCTGATCGTCCTCGGGGAACAGGAACCGCCGCGTCGCCGACTCCGGCACCTCGGCCAGCCCCTCCGGCGGCCCGCTGTGCAGCACCCGCCCACCGTGCTCCCCGGCCAGCGGGCCCACATCCACCAGCCAGTCCGCCCGCCGCACCACATCCATCTGGTGCTCCACCACGAAGACCGAGTTCCCGGCCTCCTTGAGCCGGCCGAGCACCCTGAGCAGGGACTCCGTATCGGCGGGGTGCAGCCCGGCGGACGGCTCGTCCAGCACGTAGACGACGCCGAAGAGCCCTGAGCGCAACTGCGTGGCCAGCCGCAGCCGTTGCAGCTCGCCGGAGGAGAGGGTGGGGGCCGTGCGGCCGAGGCTCAGATAGCCGAGCCCCAGCTCGGTCACCGTCCCGATCCGGGCCAGCAGATCGCCGGTCAGCACCCGGGCCGTCTCCTCACCACCCGCCCCGGCGTCGGCCAGCACCTCCGCCAGTGCGGACAGCGGAAGCGCGGCCAGCTCCGCGATGGTCCGCCCGGCGAAGGTCACCGCCATCGCCTCCGGCCGCAGCCTGCTCCCGCCGCACACCGGGCACGGCACACTCGTCAGGAAGCGCTCCGCCTTCGCCCGCAGCGTGCGGCTCCTGGTGTCGGCGAAGGTGTGCAGCACATAGCGCCGGGCGCTCATGTACGTTCCCTGGTAAGGGCGTTGGATCCGGCCCGCGTCCCGTACCGGATGCACCGTCACCACCGGCTGCTCATCCGTGAACAGGATCCACTCCCGGTCCTTCGCCGCCAGCTCGCGCCACGGCCGGTCGACGTCGTATCCGAGTGCGTCCAGCACATCGCGCAGGTTCTTCCCCTGCCAGGCCCCCGGCCAGGCGGCGATCGCGCCGTCCCGGACCGACAGCGAGGGGTCGGGTACGAGCAGCTCCTCGTCC
This DNA window, taken from Streptomyces griseus subsp. griseus, encodes the following:
- a CDS encoding fumarate reductase/succinate dehydrogenase flavoprotein subunit, giving the protein MPDYTHYATGEPVVDTKAPEGPVAERWDTRRFQAKLVNPANRRKHTVIVVGTGLAGGSAGATLAEQGYHVVQFCFQDSPRRAHSVAAQGGINAAKNYRNDGDSIHRLFYDTVKGGDFRARESNVHRLAQISVEIIDQCVAQGVPFAREYGGLLDNRSFGGVQVSRTFYARGQTGQQLLLGAYQALSRQIATGGVELHARTEMLDLVVVDGKARGIVARDLVTGKIDTYFADAVVLATGGYGNVFYLSTNAMNSNATAIWRAHRRGAYMANPCFTQIHPTCIPRTGDHQSKLTLMSESLRNDGRIWVPKAKGDDRPADQIPEDERDYYLERIYPAFGNLVPRDIASRAAKNVCDEGRGVGPGGQGVYLDFAEAIGRMGRKAVEAKYGNLFDMYQRITDEDPYTVPMRIYPAVHYTMGGLWVDYDLSTTIPGLFAIGEANFSDHGANRLGASALMQGLADGYFVLPSTINDYLARNPHTEKVDDEHPAVAEVVAETEDRINLLLSVDGDRTPDSFHREIGELMWEHCGMARTEDGLRKALAKIPEIREEFWRRIKVPGTGEQFNQSLEKANRIVDYLELAELMCLDALHRAESCGGHFRAESQTPEGEAERRDEEFSYAAAWEFTTTGGAPVLHKEDLVFEYVHPTQRSYA
- a CDS encoding succinate dehydrogenase/fumarate reductase iron-sulfur subunit — its product is MKLTLRVWRQQNAETPGAMATYEVDGISQDMSFLEMLDTLNEELILAGDEPVAFDHDCREGICGACSLVINGDAHGPERTTTCQLHMRSFADGDTIDIEPWRASAFPVVKDLVVDRSSFDRIIQSGGYISAPTGTAPDAHATPVPKPDAELAFENAECIGCGACVAACPNGSAMLFTAAKVNHLNVLPQGAPERETRVLDMVAQMDEEGFGGCTLTGECATACPKGIPLPSIAAMNKEWLRATRKVRR
- the uvrA gene encoding excinuclease ABC subunit UvrA → MHSPHDPYVRVRGAREHNLQDVNVDIPRDTLTVFTGVSGSGKSSLAFGTLYAEAQRRYFESVAPYARRLIHQVGAPAVGEITGLPPAVSLEQRRSAPGARSSVGTVTTLSNSLRMLFSRAGEYPPGAERLDSDAFSPNTAAGACPECHGLGRIHRTDEELLVPDPSLSVRDGAIAAWPGAWQGKNLRDVLDALGYDVDRPWRELAAKDREWILFTDEQPVVTVHPVRDAGRIQRPYQGTYMSARRYVLHTFADTRSRTLRAKAERFLTSVPCPVCGGSRLRPEAMAVTFAGRTIAELAALPLSALAEVLADAGAGGEETARVLTGDLLARIGTVTELGLGYLSLGRTAPTLSSGELQRLRLATQLRSGLFGVVYVLDEPSAGLHPADTESLLRVLGRLKEAGNSVFVVEHQMDVVRRADWLVDVGPLAGEHGGRVLHSGPPEGLAEVPESATRRFLFPEDDQDPAPVREPRTPSGWIRLSGVERHNVRGVDAAFPLGVFTAVTGVSGSGKSTLVGQALAGALADRQAGEEAAGAGERFCASVTGLEAVDRLVQVDQRPIGRTPRSNLATYTGLFDTVRKLFARTETARERGYTAGRFSFNVSGGRCETCQGEGFVSVELLFLPSTYAPCPDCHGARYNAETLEVMLRGLTIAQVLDLTVESAVGFFSGTPAAERPLTTLLDVGLGYLRLGQPATELSGGEAQRIKLASELQRTRRGHTLYLLDEPTTGLHPADVEVLMRQLHGLVEAHNTVVVVEHDMAVVAGADHVIDMGPGGGDRGGRIVASGTPQEVARAAESRTAPYLAKALGR